A single window of Desulfovibrio sp. G11 DNA harbors:
- a CDS encoding carbon starvation CstA family protein, translated as MANKVLRLDASRSTPSVRFADGHDYVKTNEYVLYGHHFAAIAAAGPLVGPVLAAQFGYLPGALWILVGCVLGGAVHDMVVLFASVRHKGQSLAAIATREVGPVTGTVAGVAVLCILILTLAGLSLACISAMHNAPWSLFIVVITMPIAMIMGLIMRYKKNSVLFASLLGLVLLVVGILSGHDLMKQDVLGWAFDWDRNTVAIAIAVYGFFASVLPVWFLLVPRDYLSTYLKIGTILMLTVGIIFVQPTILMPTITPFINGGGPVIGGPVMPFIFITIACGAISGFHAIIGTGTTPKMIGNERDILFVGYGAMLTEGFVAMMALIAACTLMPGDYFAINAAPAKYDALLAAHPNLHTVDLTFFEEKIGLNLHARPGGAVSLAVGMAHIFHKIPYMDHLMAYWYNFAVMFEAVFILTAIDSGTRVGRFFLQEMLGKVYAPFGDKNWVPGIVITSLAFTSMWGYLVYTGNISNIWPLFGMSNQLLAACALIVCTSMLLRMNRGKYCLVTAIPGIFMTVVTFWAGYLQLTTDYIPNGKYLLAALAALVMVLMVFVLVGTFRRWTELMGIKTLVTDSYGESVRELAEE; from the coding sequence TTGGCAAACAAGGTTTTGCGGCTGGATGCAAGCCGCAGCACGCCCTCGGTACGCTTTGCCGACGGGCATGACTATGTGAAAACCAACGAATATGTTCTGTACGGCCACCACTTTGCCGCCATTGCCGCGGCCGGGCCTCTTGTAGGCCCTGTGCTGGCCGCCCAGTTTGGTTATCTGCCGGGCGCCCTGTGGATTCTGGTGGGGTGTGTGCTTGGCGGCGCGGTTCATGACATGGTGGTTCTTTTTGCCTCCGTGCGTCATAAAGGCCAGAGCCTTGCGGCCATCGCCACCCGCGAAGTCGGGCCTGTCACGGGTACGGTGGCGGGTGTCGCGGTTCTGTGCATTCTTATTCTTACCCTGGCCGGTCTTTCTCTGGCCTGCATCAGCGCCATGCACAACGCGCCCTGGTCGCTGTTCATTGTGGTCATCACCATGCCCATTGCCATGATTATGGGCCTCATCATGCGCTACAAGAAGAACAGTGTGCTCTTTGCCAGCCTTCTTGGTCTGGTCTTGCTGGTTGTGGGCATTTTGAGCGGGCATGACCTGATGAAGCAGGATGTGCTTGGCTGGGCTTTTGACTGGGACAGAAACACTGTTGCCATCGCCATTGCCGTTTACGGCTTTTTTGCCTCGGTGCTGCCCGTATGGTTTTTGCTGGTGCCCCGTGATTACCTTTCTACCTATCTGAAGATCGGCACCATTCTCATGCTTACCGTGGGCATCATCTTTGTGCAGCCCACCATACTCATGCCGACCATTACACCCTTTATCAACGGTGGCGGCCCCGTTATCGGCGGCCCCGTCATGCCCTTCATCTTCATCACCATCGCCTGCGGGGCCATTTCGGGCTTTCACGCCATTATCGGCACAGGAACCACCCCCAAGATGATCGGCAACGAGCGTGACATTCTTTTTGTGGGCTACGGGGCCATGCTGACCGAAGGCTTTGTGGCCATGATGGCCCTGATCGCCGCCTGCACCTTGATGCCCGGCGACTATTTTGCCATCAACGCTGCTCCGGCCAAGTACGATGCCCTGCTGGCCGCCCACCCCAACCTGCATACCGTGGACCTGACATTTTTTGAAGAAAAGATCGGTCTGAACCTTCATGCCCGGCCCGGCGGTGCAGTGTCGCTGGCAGTAGGCATGGCCCATATTTTCCACAAGATCCCGTACATGGATCACCTGATGGCCTACTGGTACAACTTTGCCGTTATGTTTGAAGCGGTATTCATTCTTACCGCCATCGACTCCGGTACGCGCGTGGGCCGTTTCTTCCTGCAGGAAATGCTCGGCAAGGTTTACGCCCCGTTTGGCGACAAGAACTGGGTTCCGGGTATTGTCATTACCAGCCTGGCCTTCACCTCCATGTGGGGCTACCTGGTTTACACCGGCAACATCAGCAATATCTGGCCGCTCTTCGGCATGAGCAACCAGCTGCTGGCTGCCTGCGCCCTTATCGTCTGCACCAGCATGCTCTTGCGCATGAACAGGGGCAAGTACTGCCTGGTAACGGCCATCCCCGGCATCTTCATGACCGTGGTGACATTCTGGGCAGGCTACCTGCAGTTGACCACCGACTACATCCCCAACGGCAAGTACCTGCTGGCCGCCCTGGCTGCCCTTGTCATGGTGCTGATGGTCTTTGTCCTCGTGGGAACATTCCGCCGCTGGACAGAGCTGATGGGCATCAAGACGCTGGTTACGGATTCCTATGGAGAATCTGTCCGCGAGTTGGCAGAAGAATAG
- the dnaJ gene encoding molecular chaperone DnaJ produces the protein MMELDYYEVLGVSRSAGEDEIKKAYRKLALKYHPDHNPGDQEAEQKFKQAAEAYEILRDAEKRARYDRFGHAGVQGGAGGFGSNEDIFAHFSDIFGDLFGFSSARGPRPMAGSDLRYNLTITFSQAARGDEITLSLPKHVTCGDCKGSGAAPGSKAETCRHCNGSGQVRRSQGFFQIAMPCPSCEGTGRVISKRCPKCKGEGIVTDTRELVVRVPAGVDTGTRLRVRGEGEPGVHGGPPGDLYVVLTVEQDKRWQRQGQDLIFTQEISFVQAALGHRVEIPGLDGPMPLDIPKGVQSGALLRMAGEGMPYPGRKQRGDMLVEVKVLTPTRLSARQEELLREFEAAGEQTPLQKVKKAAKKIGKAMGLD, from the coding sequence ATGATGGAGCTTGATTACTACGAGGTGCTGGGCGTCAGCCGCAGCGCCGGTGAAGATGAGATCAAAAAGGCCTACCGCAAGCTTGCCCTCAAATATCACCCGGACCACAACCCCGGCGATCAGGAGGCTGAACAAAAATTCAAGCAGGCGGCGGAAGCTTACGAAATCCTGCGTGACGCGGAAAAACGCGCCCGCTACGACCGCTTCGGCCATGCCGGAGTTCAGGGCGGGGCTGGCGGCTTCGGCAGCAACGAAGACATCTTCGCCCACTTCAGCGACATTTTCGGCGACCTGTTTGGTTTTTCCTCTGCCCGTGGGCCGCGGCCCATGGCCGGATCAGACCTGCGCTACAATCTCACCATTACTTTTTCCCAGGCCGCACGCGGTGATGAGATAACCCTCTCCCTGCCCAAGCACGTCACCTGTGGCGACTGCAAGGGCAGCGGCGCAGCCCCGGGCAGCAAGGCCGAGACCTGCCGACATTGCAACGGCTCCGGCCAGGTGCGCCGTTCACAGGGCTTTTTCCAGATCGCCATGCCCTGCCCGTCCTGCGAAGGCACCGGGCGCGTCATCAGCAAGCGTTGCCCCAAATGCAAGGGCGAAGGCATCGTTACCGACACTCGCGAACTGGTCGTGCGCGTGCCTGCAGGGGTTGACACGGGAACACGCCTGCGGGTGCGGGGCGAGGGCGAACCCGGTGTACACGGCGGCCCCCCCGGCGACCTGTATGTGGTTCTCACCGTAGAACAGGACAAACGCTGGCAGCGGCAAGGCCAGGACCTTATCTTTACCCAGGAGATCAGCTTTGTGCAGGCTGCCCTGGGGCACAGGGTGGAAATTCCGGGCCTGGACGGTCCCATGCCCCTGGACATTCCCAAGGGCGTACAAAGTGGCGCGCTGCTGCGCATGGCGGGCGAGGGCATGCCCTACCCCGGCCGCAAGCAGCGCGGCGACATGCTTGTGGAGGTCAAGGTGCTCACACCCACGCGCCTTTCGGCCCGACAGGAAGAGCTGCTGCGCGAATTTGAAGCCGCAGGGGAGCAGACCCCGCTACAGAAAGTCAAAAAGGCCGCCAAAAAAATCGGCAAGGCCATGGGCCTGGACTAG
- the rpoZ gene encoding DNA-directed RNA polymerase subunit omega: protein MARITVEDCQERVDNRFLLVQMAIKRVHQYREGYEPLVESRNKEVVTALREIAAGKVLPDDDALYTPPAEQAAAVNEG from the coding sequence ATGGCCCGTATTACTGTTGAAGATTGCCAGGAGCGCGTGGATAACCGCTTTCTGCTGGTGCAGATGGCTATCAAACGTGTGCATCAATACCGCGAAGGTTACGAACCCCTTGTGGAATCGCGCAACAAGGAAGTGGTCACCGCCCTGCGTGAAATAGCTGCGGGCAAGGTGCTGCCCGATGACGACGCTCTTTACACGCCTCCTGCAGAACAGGCCGCGGCCGTTAACGAAGGCTAG
- a CDS encoding tRNA lysidine(34) synthetase, with translation MSREKRSFAQEVCVKSAGKAMQMTGMLWPGCRVGVAASGGVDSFVLLKTLKIRQGIVPFRFEIMALHLNPGFDGQSHAALLPWLAAHGIPAHVEVTSHGPDAHSEKNLRRSACFRCAWLRRKRLFELCSQYGLTHLALGHNAEDLVETFFMNICRNGRVDGMSMNEPFFDGKLRLIRPLMLVEKKYIRQAARQWGLPIWANACPSAGKTARSDMAQTLEHLYAITKDGRRCVLNGLTRWQLDKSSAAARERAQADMREGVQDDG, from the coding sequence ATGAGCAGAGAAAAACGGTCTTTCGCGCAGGAAGTATGCGTGAAAAGCGCGGGCAAGGCCATGCAGATGACAGGCATGCTCTGGCCCGGCTGCCGGGTGGGAGTGGCGGCCTCCGGCGGGGTGGACAGCTTTGTATTGCTGAAAACGCTTAAAATACGCCAGGGAATCGTACCTTTTCGCTTTGAAATCATGGCCCTGCACCTTAATCCCGGCTTTGACGGCCAGAGTCACGCGGCGCTTTTGCCCTGGCTGGCGGCGCACGGCATTCCTGCTCATGTTGAGGTTACAAGCCACGGGCCTGACGCCCATTCAGAAAAAAACCTGCGCCGCTCGGCCTGTTTCCGCTGTGCCTGGCTGCGTCGCAAAAGACTGTTCGAGCTTTGCTCGCAGTACGGGCTTACCCATCTTGCCCTGGGACATAATGCCGAGGATCTGGTGGAAACGTTTTTCATGAACATCTGCCGCAACGGGCGTGTGGACGGCATGAGCATGAACGAGCCTTTTTTTGACGGCAAGTTACGGCTTATCCGCCCGCTCATGCTGGTGGAGAAAAAATACATACGTCAGGCGGCGCGGCAATGGGGCCTGCCCATATGGGCCAACGCCTGCCCCTCAGCCGGAAAGACAGCCAGAAGCGACATGGCCCAGACCCTTGAACATCTTTATGCCATCACAAAAGACGGCCGTCGCTGTGTGCTCAACGGCCTGACCCGCTGGCAGCTCGATAAAAGCAGCGCGGCCGCGCGTGAGCGCGCGCAGGCAGACATGCGGGAAGGTGTGCAGGATGACGGCTGA
- a CDS encoding M23 family metallopeptidase: MLFGKYHIVIFKEGRSGSRNLRMRGWFGFSVCALVLALVACNVWLLQAWLESRHLDDDLESAQRVITEQRRQLVSLAERISQVSRDLQRVQGFDSKLRIMMNMEKDPADAGGGLDLVGDFSRSYLPLHRQELAARKMQDFLERLSESARLEEVRQQDLLLALRENRDALSSMPTIWPVVGFVSSSFGRRSSPFGGRGQFHKGLDITNRVGTPIVAPAQGLVIQSGHDGAYGLSIEINHGGGIITKYGHMQRCAVPAGVWVKRGQVIGYVGMSGRTTGPHLHYEVRLNGVPVNPMRYILD; this comes from the coding sequence ATGCTTTTCGGCAAATACCATATAGTCATATTCAAAGAGGGCCGTAGCGGCAGCCGTAATCTGCGGATGCGCGGCTGGTTCGGCTTTTCGGTCTGCGCGCTGGTGCTGGCCCTGGTGGCCTGCAATGTCTGGCTGCTTCAGGCGTGGCTTGAGTCACGCCATCTTGACGATGACCTTGAGAGCGCCCAGCGGGTGATCACCGAGCAGCGCCGCCAGCTTGTGAGCCTGGCCGAGCGCATATCCCAGGTGAGCCGCGACCTGCAGCGGGTGCAGGGGTTTGACTCCAAGCTTCGTATCATGATGAATATGGAAAAAGATCCCGCTGATGCAGGCGGAGGGCTTGATCTTGTGGGCGATTTTTCACGTTCCTACCTGCCGCTGCACCGGCAGGAGCTGGCAGCCCGCAAGATGCAGGATTTTCTCGAGCGCCTTTCGGAGTCTGCCCGGCTTGAAGAAGTGCGGCAGCAGGATCTTTTGCTGGCCCTGCGCGAAAATCGTGACGCGCTTTCTTCCATGCCGACCATCTGGCCCGTTGTGGGTTTTGTGTCTTCAAGTTTCGGGAGGCGCTCGTCGCCTTTTGGCGGGCGGGGGCAGTTCCACAAGGGGCTGGACATCACCAACCGCGTGGGTACGCCCATTGTGGCTCCGGCCCAGGGGCTGGTCATCCAGTCCGGTCACGATGGGGCCTACGGGCTGAGTATCGAAATCAATCATGGCGGCGGCATTATCACCAAGTACGGGCATATGCAGCGCTGTGCCGTACCCGCGGGCGTGTGGGTCAAGCGCGGGCAGGTCATCGGTTATGTGGGCATGAGCGGAAGAACCACCGGGCCGCACCTGCATTACGAGGTGCGCCTTAATGGGGTTCCCGTCAATCCCATGCGCTATATTCTGGACTGA
- a CDS encoding DMT family transporter, protein MAWIFLFFAGLLEVVWAYTMKLSAGFTKPLPSVLTIVAMIASFGLLAVAMKSLPLGTAYTIWTGIGAVGAFVLGIMVLGEPVSAMRVGAAALIVTGLVLMKLSS, encoded by the coding sequence ATGGCCTGGATTTTTTTGTTTTTTGCCGGTCTTCTTGAGGTTGTGTGGGCATACACTATGAAGCTGTCCGCCGGATTCACCAAGCCGCTCCCTTCCGTGCTCACCATTGTGGCCATGATTGCCAGCTTCGGTCTGCTGGCCGTAGCCATGAAAAGTCTGCCTCTGGGTACGGCCTACACCATCTGGACAGGCATCGGTGCTGTGGGGGCCTTTGTGCTCGGCATCATGGTGCTGGGCGAACCTGTAAGCGCCATGCGCGTGGGCGCGGCTGCCCTTATTGTGACCGGCCTTGTGCTCATGAAGCTTTCTTCCTGA
- a CDS encoding dicarboxylate/amino acid:cation symporter yields MAKIGDMALVLKLLAGLVVGALLGFVANESVMNVVVSVRHILGQIIFFLVPLVIVGFITPAIIRLGQQASKILLVAVLLAYSSSLGAALFSTFSGYLIIPHLTVSSATETLRTLPQMVFQLDIPPLFSVMSALTLALLFGLGVALTQSETMSRLFAELEKVVSWLINKVMIPILPFFVGLSFMGLAYEGSLTRHLPVFVSMVALVIVGQFIWLSVLYGIGGLVSRRNPSQVFRHYLPAYLTAVGTMSSAATLPVALECARRSPVLSRTMVEFMIPLGATVHLCGSVLTETFFVMTSSLILYGTLPSVGTMILFCVLLGIFAVGAPGVPGGTVVASLGIVTGVLGFDATGVALLIAIFALQDSFGTACNVTGDGALALILEGVFNDNGQLGALQAPSMTEHS; encoded by the coding sequence ATGGCCAAGATTGGTGATATGGCGCTGGTGCTCAAACTGCTGGCTGGCCTGGTTGTGGGGGCCTTGCTTGGCTTTGTAGCCAATGAGAGCGTCATGAACGTGGTGGTTTCGGTGCGTCACATTCTGGGGCAGATCATTTTCTTTCTCGTGCCTCTGGTTATTGTGGGCTTTATCACCCCTGCCATCATCCGCCTGGGGCAGCAGGCCAGTAAAATCCTGCTGGTGGCCGTGCTGCTGGCCTACTCATCTTCTTTGGGGGCGGCGCTTTTTTCCACGTTTTCAGGCTATCTGATTATCCCGCATCTCACGGTGTCTTCTGCCACAGAAACGCTGCGCACGCTGCCCCAGATGGTGTTTCAGCTTGATATTCCGCCGCTTTTCAGTGTTATGAGCGCCCTGACCCTGGCCCTGCTTTTCGGTCTGGGCGTGGCCCTGACACAATCGGAAACCATGAGCAGGCTTTTTGCCGAACTTGAAAAGGTCGTCAGCTGGCTTATCAATAAGGTCATGATTCCCATCCTGCCTTTTTTCGTCGGTCTTTCGTTTATGGGGCTGGCCTATGAAGGCTCGCTTACCAGGCATCTGCCTGTATTTGTGTCTATGGTGGCCCTGGTCATCGTGGGGCAGTTTATCTGGCTTTCGGTTCTTTACGGCATTGGCGGCCTTGTTTCCCGGCGGAACCCCTCGCAGGTTTTCCGGCACTATCTGCCCGCCTACCTCACGGCTGTGGGCACCATGTCCAGCGCGGCCACCCTGCCCGTGGCGCTGGAATGCGCCCGCCGTTCGCCTGTGCTCAGCCGCACCATGGTGGAATTCATGATTCCTCTGGGGGCTACGGTGCATCTGTGCGGCTCTGTTCTGACAGAAACGTTCTTTGTCATGACCAGCAGCCTTATACTTTACGGAACCCTGCCCTCTGTAGGGACCATGATTCTTTTCTGTGTGCTGCTCGGCATTTTTGCTGTGGGGGCTCCCGGCGTTCCGGGCGGCACGGTTGTGGCTTCGCTTGGCATTGTTACAGGTGTTCTTGGTTTTGACGCCACGGGCGTTGCCCTGCTTATCGCCATCTTTGCCTTGCAGGACAGCTTCGGCACGGCCTGCAACGTCACCGGCGACGGGGCGCTGGCCCTTATTCTTGAAGGTGTTTTCAACGACAACGGGCAACTGGGAGCGTTGCAGGCACCGTCAATGACGGAGCATTCATGA
- a CDS encoding L-cysteine desulfidase family protein, with amino-acid sequence MNQNWQSFIDLLHEEVVPALGCTEPVAVALTAAQAAETLGLTPERLEVEVSANLLKNGMGVMVPGTGSMGLSIAAAAGALGGRSSLGLECLRHMDEAQVAAAKALVEAGCVEMKLADNDLLLYCAVTAHAQGHSARAELVDSHANITRVWHDGKLVFAKKEQAESQDDQARPWPLTLAGIYNFAVGAPIEDISFILEAARMNRTVAEEGLKSQYGLAVGKSMDTQIRQRILADDMASFAVKLTAAAADARMAGIMMPVMSNSGSGNQGITCTMPVVACAIRLQIRDEALARALIMSHLTSIHVKHHLGRLSAHCGAMVAGTASGCGIAMLLGGGLKEMEMTVRNMVGNMAGMICDGAKSSCALKVASAVGAGIQAAMLAMSGSAVPGNEGIVDDDIEVCIANLGRLGSTGMRETDKVILDIMLHKS; translated from the coding sequence ATGAATCAGAACTGGCAGTCATTTATAGATTTGTTGCATGAAGAAGTAGTACCCGCGCTCGGCTGCACAGAGCCTGTGGCAGTGGCCCTTACCGCCGCACAGGCGGCGGAAACGCTGGGCCTTACGCCGGAAAGGCTTGAAGTCGAGGTCAGCGCCAATCTGCTCAAGAACGGCATGGGCGTCATGGTTCCCGGTACGGGAAGCATGGGACTGAGCATTGCCGCGGCTGCCGGCGCGCTTGGCGGCCGCAGCAGTCTGGGGCTTGAATGCCTGCGCCATATGGATGAGGCCCAGGTGGCGGCAGCCAAGGCCCTTGTGGAGGCCGGATGCGTGGAAATGAAGCTGGCGGACAATGACCTGCTGCTTTACTGTGCCGTGACGGCCCATGCGCAGGGGCACAGCGCCAGGGCCGAGCTTGTGGATAGCCATGCCAACATCACGCGGGTATGGCACGACGGCAAGCTTGTGTTCGCCAAGAAAGAGCAGGCGGAGAGCCAGGACGACCAGGCCCGCCCCTGGCCCCTGACCCTGGCGGGCATTTATAACTTTGCCGTGGGCGCTCCCATTGAGGATATATCGTTTATCCTCGAAGCGGCGCGTATGAACCGCACAGTGGCCGAGGAAGGGCTGAAAAGCCAGTACGGCCTTGCTGTGGGCAAAAGTATGGATACGCAGATCCGCCAGCGTATTCTGGCGGACGACATGGCCTCTTTTGCCGTCAAGCTCACTGCGGCCGCAGCCGATGCGCGCATGGCGGGCATCATGATGCCTGTCATGAGCAATTCCGGCAGCGGCAATCAGGGCATTACCTGCACGATGCCGGTGGTGGCTTGCGCCATCCGCCTGCAGATACGCGACGAAGCCCTTGCCCGCGCGCTTATCATGAGCCACCTTACGTCCATTCACGTCAAGCATCATCTGGGGCGGCTGTCCGCGCATTGCGGGGCCATGGTGGCCGGCACGGCTTCGGGGTGCGGTATAGCCATGCTGCTCGGCGGCGGCCTTAAAGAAATGGAAATGACCGTGCGCAACATGGTGGGCAATATGGCCGGCATGATTTGTGATGGCGCAAAAAGCTCCTGTGCGCTCAAGGTAGCCTCGGCCGTGGGTGCGGGCATACAGGCCGCCATGCTGGCCATGAGCGGGTCCGCAGTGCCGGGCAATGAAGGTATTGTGGATGATGACATTGAAGTCTGCATTGCCAATCTGGGACGTCTGGGGTCCACCGGCATGCGCGAGACCGACAAGGTTATTCTGGATATTATGCTGCACAAAAGCTGA
- the gatA gene encoding Asp-tRNA(Asn)/Glu-tRNA(Gln) amidotransferase subunit GatA, with amino-acid sequence MTDICSLSLTAVAQALQKKELSAVDVTTACLDRITATEPHLAALLYVNAENALARATTLDSEGPDAARPLWGVPVTLKDAFSTRGMPTTAGSRMLEGYTPFYDAFAVQKLHEAGAVILGKTNLDEFAMGSSTENSAFKVTRNPWNLNKVPGGSSGGSAASVTAGQCFASLGTDTGGSIRQPASFCGCVGLKPTYGRVSRYGVIAYGSSLDQVGPLTRSVEDCARVLTAIAGYDSRDNTCDPRPAEDYAAALSSRPLKGARLGIPREFYGQGLSDEVRAACEAAIQAARNQGAELVEVSLPHTDAAIATYYIIAMAEASSNLARFDGVRFGHRSADIKNLDDLYVHSRTEGFGPEVKRRIMLGAYVLSSGYYDAYYRKAAQVRRLIRDELLAALGQCDALLAPVSPVTARDLGGNTADPLQIYLMDAYTLSLNLAGLPGLSLPVGLGAKSGMPVGMQIIGKPFEETQVLALGHSLEQTLPGIGRPAL; translated from the coding sequence ATGACCGACATATGCTCCCTCTCTCTCACGGCTGTGGCCCAGGCCCTGCAAAAAAAAGAACTGAGCGCGGTGGATGTCACCACGGCCTGCCTTGACCGCATCACCGCCACAGAGCCGCATCTGGCCGCCCTGCTTTACGTGAATGCCGAAAACGCGCTGGCCCGTGCCACCACGCTGGACAGCGAAGGCCCCGATGCCGCACGGCCGCTGTGGGGTGTACCTGTCACGCTCAAGGACGCCTTTTCCACCAGGGGCATGCCCACCACGGCCGGTTCGCGCATGCTTGAAGGCTATACGCCCTTCTACGATGCCTTTGCCGTGCAAAAACTGCACGAAGCCGGGGCCGTCATTCTGGGCAAAACAAACCTGGACGAGTTCGCCATGGGCTCCAGCACGGAAAACTCGGCCTTCAAGGTCACGCGTAATCCCTGGAACCTCAACAAGGTTCCGGGCGGGTCCAGCGGCGGCTCCGCCGCGTCGGTAACAGCCGGACAGTGCTTCGCTTCTCTGGGAACCGACACCGGCGGCTCCATACGCCAGCCTGCGTCCTTCTGCGGCTGCGTGGGCCTCAAGCCCACATATGGGCGGGTTTCGCGCTACGGGGTCATCGCCTATGGCTCGTCCCTTGATCAGGTCGGCCCCCTCACACGTAGTGTGGAAGACTGCGCCCGCGTACTGACGGCCATTGCCGGATATGATTCACGCGACAATACCTGCGATCCGCGCCCGGCAGAAGACTATGCCGCGGCTCTGTCTTCGCGGCCCCTCAAGGGCGCGCGCCTGGGCATTCCCAGGGAATTTTACGGCCAGGGGCTGAGCGACGAGGTGCGGGCAGCCTGCGAGGCCGCCATACAGGCCGCCAGAAACCAGGGCGCGGAACTGGTGGAAGTAAGCCTGCCCCACACGGATGCGGCCATTGCCACCTACTACATTATCGCCATGGCCGAAGCCAGCTCAAACCTGGCCCGCTTTGACGGCGTACGCTTCGGCCACCGCTCGGCAGACATCAAAAACCTTGACGATCTCTATGTACACAGCCGCACCGAGGGCTTCGGGCCGGAAGTCAAGCGCCGCATCATGCTTGGGGCCTACGTGCTGTCATCCGGCTATTACGATGCCTACTACCGCAAGGCCGCCCAGGTGCGCCGTCTTATCCGTGATGAACTGCTCGCGGCTCTCGGCCAGTGCGATGCCCTGCTGGCTCCCGTATCGCCCGTGACCGCGCGCGACCTGGGCGGCAACACCGCTGATCCCCTGCAGATTTACCTTATGGACGCCTATACCCTGTCCCTGAACCTGGCCGGCCTGCCGGGCCTCTCCTTGCCTGTGGGCCTTGGGGCAAAAAGCGGCATGCCCGTGGGCATGCAGATCATTGGCAAGCCTTTTGAAGAAACGCAGGTGCTGGCCCTTGGGCACAGCCTGGAGCAGACACTGCCCGGCATCGGCAGGCCTGCGCTGTAA
- the gatC gene encoding Asp-tRNA(Asn)/Glu-tRNA(Gln) amidotransferase subunit GatC, protein MAQNKGIGLKEVAHMAELSRLTVSEEEQTLFARQLDDILGYMDVLAKVDTSRAEPLYSPAQHQPAPREDVAAHVCTRQDVLANAPEADGEYFMVPRIV, encoded by the coding sequence ATGGCACAGAACAAAGGTATCGGCTTGAAAGAAGTGGCTCATATGGCCGAACTCTCACGCCTCACTGTCAGTGAGGAAGAGCAAACGCTTTTCGCCCGGCAACTGGATGACATCCTCGGCTATATGGATGTGCTCGCCAAGGTGGATACCAGCCGGGCGGAGCCGCTGTACAGCCCTGCGCAGCACCAGCCCGCCCCGCGCGAAGACGTGGCCGCCCATGTCTGCACACGCCAGGATGTGCTGGCAAACGCTCCCGAGGCAGACGGCGAATATTTTATGGTTCCGCGTATTGTCTAG